The following proteins are co-located in the Oceanimonas sp. GK1 genome:
- a CDS encoding aminoacyl-histidine dipeptidase, with protein MTSIRTLAPASLWGFFDTICSIPHPSGHEAALRRWIADWAGERGLAVVQDDTGNLIIKKPASPGMEHRRGVVLQAHLDMVPQANADTAHDFTQDPIRPRIDGDWVCATGTTLGADNGIGMAACLAVLADNTLRHGPLEVLLTVDEESGMTGAFGLQPGLLAGDILLNTDSEQDGDVYMGCAGGVDANVTLPLETEPVPAGYQPFRLSLTGLRGGHSGINIHQGRASATKLLAELLHALTSHSQARLASLNGGTLRNAIAREAAALLLVPDAEVERLPALLEQYRQHYALEFAGVDDTIRLALNTAERPSRVMSATMQQKLVRALLACPHGVMAMSRTMASVVQTSTNLGVIETRDDHVHVQCLIRSLDDAGRDRVAAMTAAVFELAGARVQFDGAYPGWQPDPDSPVLGLVLDTHRRVFGSLPAVKVIHAGLECGLFKRAYPHWDMVSFGPTIQGAHSPDERVSIEAVERFWQLLVRVLEQIPVRVS; from the coding sequence ATGACCTCCATTCGCACCCTGGCCCCCGCTTCCCTGTGGGGCTTTTTCGACACCATCTGCAGCATTCCCCACCCGTCGGGCCACGAGGCGGCGCTGCGCCGCTGGATAGCCGACTGGGCCGGTGAGCGGGGCCTGGCCGTGGTTCAGGACGACACCGGCAACCTGATCATCAAAAAGCCCGCCAGCCCCGGCATGGAACACCGCCGGGGCGTGGTGCTGCAGGCCCACCTCGACATGGTGCCCCAGGCCAATGCCGATACGGCTCACGACTTTACTCAGGATCCCATTCGTCCGCGCATCGACGGCGACTGGGTCTGTGCCACCGGCACCACCCTGGGGGCCGACAACGGCATCGGCATGGCCGCCTGCCTGGCGGTGCTGGCCGACAACACGCTCAGACACGGCCCGCTGGAAGTGCTGCTCACCGTGGACGAGGAAAGCGGCATGACCGGCGCCTTTGGCCTGCAACCCGGCCTGCTTGCAGGGGACATACTGCTCAATACCGACTCCGAGCAGGACGGCGATGTCTACATGGGCTGCGCCGGCGGGGTGGATGCCAATGTCACCCTGCCCCTTGAGACCGAGCCTGTCCCCGCCGGTTATCAGCCGTTCAGGCTGTCCCTTACCGGCCTGCGCGGTGGCCATTCCGGCATCAATATTCATCAAGGCCGGGCCAGTGCCACCAAGCTGCTGGCGGAGCTGCTTCATGCCCTCACCAGCCACAGCCAGGCCCGGCTGGCCAGCCTCAATGGCGGCACCCTGCGCAACGCCATCGCCCGGGAAGCCGCGGCGCTGCTGCTGGTGCCCGATGCCGAGGTGGAACGCCTGCCCGCCCTGCTCGAGCAGTATCGGCAGCACTATGCGCTAGAGTTTGCCGGTGTGGACGATACGATTCGGCTGGCGCTGAATACCGCCGAGCGGCCTTCCCGAGTGATGAGCGCGACCATGCAGCAAAAGCTGGTGCGCGCCCTGCTGGCCTGCCCCCACGGCGTCATGGCCATGAGCCGCACCATGGCCAGTGTGGTGCAGACCTCCACCAACCTGGGGGTTATTGAAACCCGCGATGATCATGTGCATGTGCAATGCCTGATCCGCTCCCTGGACGATGCCGGCCGGGACCGGGTGGCGGCCATGACCGCGGCGGTGTTTGAGCTGGCCGGGGCCCGAGTGCAATTCGATGGTGCCTACCCGGGCTGGCAGCCCGATCCGGACTCGCCGGTGCTGGGGCTGGTGCTCGACACCCACCGCCGAGTGTTTGGCAGCCTGCCGGCGGTCAAGGTGATCCATGCCGGGCTGGAGTGCGGCCTGTTCAAACGCGCCTATCCTCACTGGGACATGGTATCGTTCGGCCCGACCATTCAGGGCGCCCATTCCCCGGATGAACGGGTCAGTATCGAGGCGGTCGAGCGCTTCTGGCAGTTGCTGGTGCGGGTGCTGGAGCAGATCCCGGTGCGCGTCAGCTGA
- a CDS encoding methyl-accepting chemotaxis protein, with product MNWLRSLTIAKRLYLNLLLLSLGILGVTLLMLWFFYQGLVEEKRVQAMRQVQSVVSLAGHYHSLQQRGQLSESQAREQAMTAIATLRYGDNDYFWINDHHPRMILHPMKPELNGSDLSGFADPDGKRLFVEMVRQVEQAGKGFVHYLWPKPEHDAPVEKVSYVELFQPWGWIIGTGIYIDDVETQLLALAGKVLTMMLGLGALAVLVAIILIRSILQPVSQTVRALRDISHGEADLRRRLDETGRDEITQLSQSFNQFCSRLSDTVRKLSPISQEVSQASSRLSDIVRHNRGVSEQQSEETEQVATAMQEMLATSSEVARSAEQAATASEDSARAAAQGSQQVADTCAHSSALVAELGQAQQRLGALAERTQTIGTVLEVIRTIAEQTNLLALNAAIEAARAGEQGRGFAVVADEVRELATRTQSSTNEIEQIIHGLQQESDDTVTRMHTLMQRAEETQGSAVLAGEALATITERMTLINDMNNQIATAAEQQRQTTEEMSRNLTRLSELADEVRNKTQETDSAGEALFSLGQRLAAEVNGFKA from the coding sequence GTGAACTGGCTTCGCTCCCTTACCATTGCCAAACGGCTTTATCTCAACCTGCTGCTGCTGTCGCTGGGCATTCTCGGCGTCACCCTGCTGATGCTGTGGTTCTTTTACCAGGGGCTGGTGGAAGAAAAACGGGTGCAGGCCATGCGCCAGGTACAGTCGGTGGTGAGCCTGGCCGGCCACTACCACAGTCTGCAGCAACGCGGCCAGCTGTCCGAATCCCAGGCCCGGGAGCAGGCCATGACGGCCATTGCCACCCTGCGCTACGGCGACAACGACTATTTCTGGATCAACGATCATCACCCGCGCATGATACTGCATCCCATGAAGCCGGAGCTCAACGGCAGCGATCTGAGTGGCTTTGCGGATCCCGATGGCAAGCGGCTGTTCGTGGAAATGGTGCGCCAGGTGGAGCAGGCCGGCAAAGGCTTTGTGCATTATCTCTGGCCCAAGCCCGAGCACGACGCCCCGGTGGAAAAGGTGTCCTATGTGGAGCTGTTCCAGCCCTGGGGCTGGATCATCGGCACCGGCATCTACATCGACGACGTGGAAACCCAGCTGCTGGCCCTGGCCGGCAAGGTGCTGACCATGATGCTGGGCCTTGGCGCCCTGGCGGTGCTGGTGGCGATTATTCTTATTCGCAGCATACTGCAACCGGTGAGCCAGACCGTGCGCGCCCTGCGGGACATTTCCCATGGCGAGGCGGATCTGCGCCGCCGGCTGGACGAAACCGGCCGGGACGAGATCACCCAGCTCAGCCAGAGCTTCAATCAGTTCTGCTCACGGCTGAGTGACACCGTGCGCAAACTCTCCCCCATCAGCCAGGAAGTCAGCCAGGCCTCGAGCCGGCTGTCGGACATTGTTCGCCACAACCGTGGCGTCTCGGAGCAACAGTCGGAGGAAACCGAGCAGGTGGCCACCGCCATGCAGGAAATGCTGGCCACCAGCAGTGAGGTGGCCCGCTCCGCCGAGCAGGCCGCCACCGCCAGCGAGGACTCGGCCCGGGCCGCCGCCCAGGGCTCGCAACAGGTGGCCGACACCTGTGCCCACTCCTCGGCGCTGGTGGCAGAGCTGGGCCAGGCCCAGCAACGGCTGGGTGCGCTGGCCGAGCGCACCCAGACCATTGGGACCGTACTGGAGGTGATCCGCACCATTGCCGAGCAGACCAACCTGCTGGCGCTCAATGCCGCCATTGAAGCGGCCCGGGCCGGCGAACAGGGCCGGGGCTTTGCGGTGGTGGCCGACGAGGTGCGCGAGCTGGCGACCCGCACCCAAAGCTCCACCAACGAAATTGAGCAGATCATTCACGGGCTGCAGCAGGAATCGGACGACACCGTTACCCGAATGCATACCCTGATGCAGCGAGCCGAAGAGACCCAGGGCAGCGCGGTCCTGGCGGGCGAGGCCCTGGCCACCATTACCGAACGCATGACGCTGATTAACGACATGAACAACCAGATCGCCACCGCCGCCGAGCAACAGCGCCAGACCACGGAAGAAATGAGCCGCAACCTCACCCGCCTGAGCGAGCTGGCGGACGAGGTGCGCAACAAAACCCAGGAAACCGACAGCGCCGGTGAGGCCCTGTTCAGCCTGGGCCAGCGGCTGGCGGCCGAGGTCAACGGCTTCAAGGCCTGA
- the gpt gene encoding xanthine phosphoribosyltransferase, whose translation MSNKFVVTWDLFQREARKLAARQLPASQWKGIIAVSRGGLVPAAILARELGIRHVDTLCISSYDHNQQRDDLQVLKQVSGDGEGFLIVDDLVDTGNTARVIRELYPRAKFITVFAKPKGEPLVDDFEVPVGQDTWIEQPWDMSVTFVPPLCEQDQA comes from the coding sequence ATGTCCAACAAATTCGTCGTCACCTGGGACTTGTTTCAGCGCGAAGCGCGCAAGCTGGCCGCCCGTCAGCTGCCCGCCAGCCAGTGGAAAGGTATCATCGCCGTCAGCCGTGGTGGCCTGGTACCCGCCGCCATTCTGGCCCGCGAACTGGGCATCCGCCATGTGGATACCCTTTGCATTTCCAGCTACGACCACAACCAGCAGCGGGATGATCTGCAGGTGCTGAAACAGGTGTCCGGCGATGGTGAAGGCTTTCTGATCGTCGACGATCTGGTGGACACCGGCAACACCGCCCGCGTGATCCGCGAACTCTACCCCAGGGCCAAATTCATTACCGTGTTCGCCAAGCCCAAGGGCGAGCCGCTGGTGGACGACTTTGAAGTGCCTGTGGGCCAGGACACCTGGATTGAACAGCCCTGGGACATGAGCGTGACCTTTGTGCCGCCCCTGTGCGAGCAGGACCAGGCGTGA
- the frsA gene encoding esterase FrsA, translated as MTSQQSNLSERLFSPVQHASETSTIAFAGRRSPGTQEPAPFVDGADLPGFYRLQKRAFWHWLGVDSIEIEATLARMAAAPGPRSVDGWLDTVAEYRPGNWVFEWSRLGAEAQQRARQAGTPEQARQQFLAAARYFALASYPHLKGDRLALQAQLLANQAYREAGRLLPVPLKELRIPFNGKEVQGYLHLPTNDLPLPLVMVSGSLDSLQLDFWRFYERYLAPAGIAMLTVDMPGVGYSAHWPLVQDSSRLHQAVLHYVPNIPWVDERRVAMLGVRMGGNVAARLASLEPFRLRAAVSIAGAANLFFSERDRFMRAPAMLRDSIANRLGMKSNDWEGVFQHCRGLSLKTQGLLARKTPVPLLSIGHRHDFLCPEPEIQALAAASRSGEALVLDRLPLLQVYEAALARTRDWLLHHL; from the coding sequence ATGACAAGCCAGCAAAGCAATCTCAGCGAGCGGCTGTTTTCTCCCGTTCAGCACGCCTCGGAAACCTCCACCATCGCCTTTGCCGGTCGCCGCTCTCCCGGCACGCAGGAGCCGGCTCCCTTTGTGGACGGCGCCGATCTGCCCGGCTTCTACCGCCTGCAAAAACGCGCCTTCTGGCACTGGCTGGGAGTCGACAGCATCGAGATTGAGGCCACCCTGGCACGCATGGCGGCGGCGCCGGGGCCCCGCAGTGTGGACGGCTGGCTGGATACCGTGGCCGAATACCGGCCCGGCAACTGGGTGTTTGAATGGAGCCGGCTGGGCGCCGAGGCGCAGCAGCGGGCCCGCCAAGCCGGCACCCCCGAGCAGGCCCGGCAGCAGTTTCTGGCGGCGGCCCGCTACTTTGCCCTGGCCAGCTACCCACACCTGAAGGGCGACCGGCTGGCGCTGCAGGCCCAGTTGCTGGCCAATCAGGCCTACCGGGAAGCGGGCCGGCTGTTGCCGGTGCCGCTGAAGGAGTTGCGCATTCCCTTTAATGGCAAGGAGGTGCAGGGGTATCTGCACCTGCCCACCAACGACCTGCCGCTGCCGCTGGTGATGGTCAGCGGCAGCCTCGACAGCCTGCAGCTTGATTTCTGGCGTTTTTACGAGCGTTATCTGGCCCCGGCCGGCATCGCCATGCTGACCGTCGACATGCCCGGCGTAGGGTATTCCGCCCACTGGCCGCTGGTGCAGGACAGCAGCCGGCTGCATCAGGCGGTGCTGCATTATGTGCCGAACATTCCCTGGGTGGACGAACGCCGGGTAGCCATGCTGGGGGTACGCATGGGGGGCAATGTGGCCGCCCGGCTGGCCAGCCTGGAGCCGTTCCGGCTGCGGGCTGCGGTCAGCATTGCCGGCGCCGCCAACCTGTTTTTCAGCGAACGGGATCGCTTCATGCGGGCCCCGGCCATGCTGAGAGACAGCATCGCCAATCGCCTGGGCATGAAAAGCAACGACTGGGAAGGGGTCTTTCAGCACTGCCGCGGCTTGTCCCTGAAGACGCAAGGATTGCTGGCACGCAAAACCCCGGTGCCCCTGCTCAGCATTGGCCACCGCCACGACTTTTTGTGTCCCGAGCCCGAGATCCAGGCCCTGGCCGCCGCCAGCCGCAGCGGCGAGGCGCTGGTGCTCGACCGGCTGCCGCTGCTACAGGTCTATGAGGCGGCGCTGGCCCGGACCCGGGACTGGCTGCTGCATCATCTTTAA
- the crl gene encoding sigma factor-binding protein Crl — protein sequence MSAEKVSHQKLLRVFTAIGPYLRSEQSTEQGYFFDCLAVCASAKVAPEKREFWGWWLELSPRGEQRFQFHYRLGYYDGEGRWQERDIPRKHEDEVARTLRDFYDKLASCLDELSLSAGPAPELGDKHLLSPA from the coding sequence ATGAGTGCTGAAAAGGTGAGTCATCAGAAGCTGTTGCGCGTGTTTACGGCCATTGGCCCCTATCTGCGCAGCGAGCAGTCAACGGAGCAGGGCTATTTTTTTGATTGTCTGGCGGTCTGTGCCAGTGCCAAGGTGGCGCCGGAAAAACGCGAATTCTGGGGCTGGTGGCTGGAATTGTCGCCCCGGGGCGAGCAGCGTTTCCAGTTTCACTACCGGCTGGGCTATTACGATGGCGAAGGCCGCTGGCAGGAGCGGGACATTCCCCGCAAGCATGAAGATGAAGTGGCCCGTACCCTGCGCGATTTTTACGACAAGCTCGCCAGCTGCCTTGATGAACTCTCCCTCAGTGCCGGCCCGGCACCGGAGCTTGGCGACAAGCACCTGTTGAGCCCCGCCTGA
- the proB gene encoding glutamate 5-kinase → MKGKTIVVKLGTSVLTGGTRHLDKAHMVELVRQCASLHRAGHRIIVVTSAAIAAGREHLGFPTLAGTMANKQMLAAVGQTQLIQTWQSLFNIYGLHVGQLLLTRADLEDRERYLNARDSLRALLDHRIIPVINENDAVATNEIKVGDNDNLSARAAILAEADLLILLTDQRGLFTADPRNNPDAQLIEEVQTIDDTLRKLAGGSVSGLGTGGMATKLQAADVARRAGVDVVIATGQIPEVVGRLAAGDRVGTRFPALATPLESRKRWILAGPPPHGEIHVDAGAVSAVMDKGSSLLPKGIVKVEGRFRRGEAVRIVNPDGRELARGICRYDAQDLQRIKGQHSDQIETLLGYGYGSVAIHRDDLVLL, encoded by the coding sequence ATGAAAGGCAAAACCATTGTTGTAAAACTGGGTACCAGTGTGCTCACCGGCGGCACCCGCCATCTCGACAAGGCGCACATGGTGGAGCTAGTCCGCCAGTGCGCCAGCCTGCACCGGGCCGGGCACCGCATTATTGTGGTGACCTCGGCGGCCATTGCCGCCGGACGCGAGCACCTGGGCTTTCCTACGCTGGCCGGCACCATGGCCAACAAGCAGATGCTGGCGGCGGTGGGGCAGACCCAGCTGATCCAGACCTGGCAGTCGCTGTTCAACATCTATGGCCTGCACGTGGGCCAGCTGCTGCTGACCCGGGCCGATCTGGAAGACAGAGAGCGCTACCTTAACGCTCGGGACAGCCTGCGCGCCCTGCTGGATCACCGCATCATTCCGGTGATCAATGAAAATGACGCCGTCGCCACCAACGAAATCAAGGTGGGAGACAACGACAATCTCTCGGCCCGGGCCGCCATTCTGGCCGAGGCCGATCTGCTGATCCTGCTGACCGATCAGCGCGGCCTGTTTACCGCCGACCCGCGCAACAACCCCGATGCCCAGCTGATCGAGGAAGTGCAGACCATCGACGACACCCTGCGCAAACTGGCCGGCGGCAGCGTCAGCGGCCTGGGCACCGGCGGCATGGCCACCAAGCTGCAGGCCGCCGACGTGGCCCGCCGGGCCGGGGTGGACGTGGTGATCGCCACCGGCCAGATCCCGGAAGTGGTGGGCCGGCTGGCGGCCGGCGACCGGGTGGGCACCCGGTTTCCGGCCCTGGCCACCCCGCTGGAAAGCCGCAAGCGCTGGATCCTGGCCGGGCCGCCGCCCCACGGTGAAATTCACGTCGACGCCGGCGCGGTGAGCGCGGTGATGGACAAGGGCTCCAGCCTGCTGCCCAAAGGCATAGTGAAGGTGGAAGGGCGTTTTCGCCGGGGCGAGGCGGTGCGCATCGTCAACCCCGACGGCCGGGAGCTGGCCCGGGGCATCTGCCGCTACGACGCGCAGGATCTGCAACGCATTAAAGGACAACACTCAGACCAGATTGAAACCCTGCTGGGCTATGGCTACGGCAGCGTCGCCATTCATCGCGACGATCTGGTGCTTTTGTAG
- a CDS encoding glutamate-5-semialdehyde dehydrogenase, whose product MDLQHMGRAAREASYLLAEASTKTKNAALVAMADALEEHADAILAANAQDLDAARENGIGEAMLDRLMLNPARLKAIADDVRNVVRLPDPVGAELESRVLENGMRLSRRRVPLGVVGVIYEARPNVTIDIAALCLKTGNASILRGGRETFHTNQELVKVIRQALAACSLPESCVQYIGEPGREWVSGLLKLDQYVDMIIPRGGPGLHQLCKEQATIPVIIGGFGISHTYVDDSADLTRAIEVIDNAKTHRPSACNALDTLLVHEAVAAELLPALSTRMADKGVSLVACAQSLPLLQSGSATVRAAGDNDFDTEWLSLTLGVKLVSGVEAALAHLRQFNASHSDAILTNSLASAERFVNGAPSAAVYVNASTRFTDGAQFGLGAEVAVSTQKLHARGPMGLEELTSYKWVGQADYLIRQ is encoded by the coding sequence ATGGACTTACAACACATGGGCCGCGCCGCCCGCGAAGCTTCTTACCTGCTGGCCGAGGCCAGCACCAAGACCAAAAATGCCGCATTGGTGGCCATGGCCGACGCCCTGGAAGAGCACGCCGACGCCATTCTGGCCGCCAATGCGCAGGATCTGGACGCCGCCCGGGAAAACGGCATCGGGGAGGCCATGCTCGACCGGCTGATGCTCAACCCCGCGCGGCTCAAGGCCATTGCCGACGATGTGCGCAATGTGGTGCGGCTGCCGGATCCGGTGGGCGCCGAGCTGGAATCCCGGGTGCTGGAAAACGGCATGCGGCTGTCCCGCCGCCGGGTGCCGCTGGGGGTGGTGGGGGTGATCTACGAGGCCCGTCCCAATGTCACCATCGACATTGCCGCCCTGTGCCTGAAAACCGGTAACGCCAGCATATTGCGCGGCGGCCGGGAAACCTTTCACACCAACCAGGAGCTGGTGAAAGTCATTCGCCAGGCCCTGGCCGCCTGCTCGCTGCCCGAGTCTTGCGTGCAGTACATCGGCGAGCCGGGCCGGGAGTGGGTAAGCGGTCTGCTCAAGCTGGATCAGTACGTGGACATGATCATTCCCCGCGGCGGTCCCGGTCTGCACCAGTTGTGCAAAGAGCAGGCCACCATTCCGGTGATCATCGGCGGTTTTGGCATCAGCCACACCTATGTGGACGACAGCGCCGATCTGACCCGGGCCATTGAGGTGATCGACAATGCCAAGACCCACAGGCCCAGTGCCTGCAATGCCCTCGACACCCTGCTTGTGCACGAGGCGGTGGCGGCCGAGCTGCTGCCTGCCCTGAGCACCCGCATGGCCGACAAGGGCGTGAGCCTGGTGGCCTGTGCCCAATCGCTGCCGCTGCTGCAGTCCGGTTCGGCCACCGTGCGCGCCGCCGGCGACAACGACTTCGACACCGAGTGGCTGAGCCTGACCCTAGGGGTCAAGCTGGTGAGCGGTGTGGAGGCGGCACTGGCCCACCTGCGCCAGTTCAATGCCAGCCACTCCGATGCCATTCTCACCAACAGCCTGGCCAGTGCCGAGCGGTTTGTGAACGGTGCGCCCTCGGCGGCGGTCTATGTCAATGCCTCCACCCGTTTTACCGATGGTGCCCAGTTTGGCCTGGGGGCCGAGGTGGCGGTGTCGACCCAGAAGCTGCACGCCCGGGGCCCCATGGGGCTGGAAGAGCTGACCAGCTACAAATGGGTAGGCCAGGCGGATTACCTGATCCGCCAGTAA
- a CDS encoding protein disulfide oxidoreductase translates to MSRLKRLLGYALLMFMVMTAVDLWRSRDLPASAEVLGTLTTLDGNTVDLAAQSRQEPVLLYVWASWCGVCRLVSPMVNLVPGTVMSIAIASGSDQKVAAYMAGKGHDFEVINDADNRLARRLGIGVTPTLMVVHQGELKLATTGFTTLPGMLLRRWLVRIGD, encoded by the coding sequence ATGAGCCGGCTGAAACGGCTGCTGGGCTATGCCCTGCTGATGTTCATGGTGATGACGGCGGTGGATCTGTGGCGCAGCCGGGATCTGCCCGCCTCGGCCGAGGTGCTGGGCACCCTGACCACCCTGGACGGCAACACCGTGGATCTGGCGGCCCAAAGCCGGCAGGAGCCGGTGCTGCTTTATGTGTGGGCCAGCTGGTGCGGCGTGTGCCGGCTGGTATCCCCCATGGTCAACCTGGTGCCGGGCACTGTGATGAGCATTGCCATCGCCTCGGGCAGCGACCAAAAGGTCGCAGCCTATATGGCCGGCAAGGGCCATGACTTTGAGGTGATTAATGATGCGGACAACCGGCTGGCGCGCCGCCTGGGCATTGGCGTCACCCCCACCCTGATGGTGGTGCACCAGGGCGAGCTGAAACTGGCCACTACCGGTTTTACCACCCTGCCGGGCATGCTGCTTCGGCGCTGGCTGGTTCGGATCGGGGACTAG
- a CDS encoding protein-disulfide reductase DsbD, with product MYRLFSLCLLLLASLTAQAADTGWLQAPDHPPVQVRLVQNGPLDSANGQYAALLQVKLADDWKTYWRSPGEGGIAPRLEWQDSTNIAGLDWRWPLPERFHLLGIETQGYQQDVNFPLLITPANAGEPAVLNATLTLPSCTTICVLTEYALSLPLDPSLALNETTNHDFQQALSRVPRPASRVQAGDGRWDAGRERVSVELHHSAGWRDPVVFIDDTDTAVFSQPVLSVNGERLEARFNVNSWDPELNLDGAPLTVTVADANLAEELTVTVARGALPATGHAQAGLWLALGYALLGGLILNVMPCVLPVLGLKLNSLLLGQRSRAEVRRPLLLSAAGIMLSFWGLAAFMLVLTWSGAQLGWGIQFQQPGFIGFMLAVTALFSLNLFGLFEIHLPSRLSTWLATGPGGGGSHLMQGMFATLLATPCSAPFLGTAVAAALASSPLVLIAIFTGLGLGMALPWLLLAAFPGFVRLMPKPGPWMVKVKWLFGLMLLATSLWLLSLLTPTLGTPLSLLLGALLVVLPLWSLLRRHGVQALLFGLAGISLAGAVLGGVALLTQERWVSPANPALAWQPLDIPRIEREVAAGKRVFVDITADWCITCQANKIGVIQRDPVYDALSQNDVVLMQGDWTRPNPAITDYLRAHGRAGIPFNQVFGPGSPDGQALEVLLTTERVMSALEAAR from the coding sequence GTGTACCGACTTTTTTCATTGTGTTTACTGCTGCTTGCCAGCCTCACCGCCCAGGCCGCCGACACCGGCTGGCTGCAGGCGCCCGACCACCCGCCAGTGCAGGTGCGGCTGGTGCAGAATGGCCCGCTCGATAGCGCCAACGGCCAGTATGCGGCCCTGCTGCAGGTCAAGCTGGCCGACGACTGGAAAACCTACTGGCGCTCCCCCGGCGAGGGCGGCATCGCCCCCCGCCTGGAGTGGCAGGACTCGACCAACATCGCCGGGCTGGACTGGCGCTGGCCCCTGCCCGAACGTTTTCACCTGCTGGGCATAGAAACCCAGGGCTACCAGCAGGATGTGAACTTTCCGCTGCTGATCACCCCGGCCAATGCCGGTGAGCCGGCGGTGCTGAACGCCACCCTGACCCTGCCGAGCTGCACCACCATCTGTGTGCTCACCGAATACGCCCTGTCGCTGCCCCTCGACCCGAGTCTGGCACTGAATGAAACCACCAACCATGACTTTCAGCAGGCCCTGTCCCGAGTGCCCCGCCCAGCCTCTCGCGTGCAGGCCGGTGACGGCCGCTGGGATGCCGGCCGGGAGCGGGTCTCGGTGGAACTGCACCATTCCGCTGGCTGGCGTGACCCGGTCGTTTTTATCGACGATACCGACACCGCCGTGTTCAGCCAGCCGGTGCTCAGCGTCAATGGCGAGCGACTGGAGGCCCGCTTTAACGTCAACAGCTGGGATCCCGAACTCAACCTCGACGGCGCTCCCCTTACCGTGACCGTGGCCGACGCCAACCTGGCCGAAGAGCTCACCGTCACCGTCGCCCGGGGCGCGCTGCCGGCCACCGGCCACGCCCAGGCCGGCCTGTGGTTGGCACTGGGCTACGCCCTGCTGGGCGGGCTGATCCTCAACGTCATGCCCTGCGTGCTGCCGGTGCTGGGACTCAAGCTCAACAGCCTGTTGCTGGGCCAACGCAGCCGGGCCGAAGTGCGCCGCCCGCTGCTGCTCTCCGCCGCCGGCATCATGCTGTCGTTCTGGGGACTGGCGGCCTTCATGCTGGTGCTGACCTGGTCCGGCGCGCAGCTGGGCTGGGGCATTCAGTTCCAGCAACCGGGCTTTATCGGCTTTATGCTGGCGGTCACCGCGCTGTTCTCCCTCAACCTGTTCGGGCTGTTTGAAATTCACCTGCCCAGCCGACTCAGCACCTGGCTGGCCACGGGCCCCGGTGGCGGCGGCAGCCACCTGATGCAGGGCATGTTCGCCACCCTGCTGGCCACTCCCTGCAGCGCGCCCTTTCTGGGCACGGCGGTGGCGGCGGCGCTGGCGTCGTCGCCGCTGGTGCTGATCGCCATCTTTACCGGCCTGGGGCTGGGTATGGCCCTACCCTGGCTGCTGCTGGCGGCTTTTCCGGGCTTTGTGCGCCTGATGCCCAAACCCGGCCCCTGGATGGTCAAGGTCAAATGGCTGTTTGGCCTGATGTTGCTGGCCACCAGCCTGTGGCTGCTGTCGCTGCTCACGCCTACCCTGGGAACGCCCCTCAGCCTGTTGCTGGGTGCCCTGCTGGTGGTACTGCCGCTGTGGTCGCTGTTGCGCCGCCATGGCGTTCAGGCCCTGCTGTTTGGCCTGGCCGGCATCAGCCTGGCGGGTGCCGTGCTCGGCGGCGTGGCCCTGCTGACCCAGGAGCGCTGGGTCAGCCCGGCCAATCCGGCGCTGGCCTGGCAGCCTCTGGACATTCCCCGCATCGAACGGGAAGTGGCCGCCGGCAAGCGGGTGTTCGTGGACATCACCGCCGACTGGTGCATTACCTGCCAGGCCAACAAGATTGGCGTTATTCAGCGGGATCCGGTCTACGACGCGCTCAGCCAGAATGACGTGGTGCTGATGCAGGGCGACTGGACCCGGCCCAATCCGGCCATCACCGACTACCTGCGTGCCCACGGCCGGGCCGGCATTCCCTTTAATCAGGTGTTCGGCCCGGGCTCCCCCGATGGCCAGGCGCTGGAAGTCCTGCTGACCACGGAGCGGGTGATGTCGGCACTGGAGGCGGCTCGATGA
- a CDS encoding LysE family translocator: MVFVPTFFFVSVTPGMCMTLALSLGMTVGVKRALWMMLGELAGVGLVACLAVIGVAALMLQYPQLFLLLKYGGGLYLAWLGLQLWRSRGKLALNPVDVGPRHIPAASLVSQGFVTAIANPKGWAFFIALLPPFIDNQAPLAGQLVTLVSIILTLEFICLLLYASGGRTLSRVLQQKGKVQLMNRIAGSLMLGVALWLALG; the protein is encoded by the coding sequence ATGGTGTTTGTGCCCACCTTTTTCTTTGTGTCGGTAACCCCCGGCATGTGCATGACCCTGGCCCTTTCCCTGGGCATGACGGTGGGGGTAAAGCGCGCCCTGTGGATGATGCTGGGGGAGCTGGCCGGCGTGGGTCTGGTGGCCTGCCTGGCGGTGATTGGCGTGGCCGCGCTGATGCTGCAATATCCCCAGCTGTTTTTGCTGCTCAAATACGGCGGCGGCCTCTATCTGGCCTGGCTTGGGCTTCAGCTGTGGCGCTCCCGGGGTAAGCTGGCCCTCAACCCGGTGGATGTCGGTCCGCGCCATATTCCCGCCGCCTCCCTGGTCAGTCAGGGCTTTGTCACCGCCATTGCCAACCCCAAGGGCTGGGCCTTTTTCATCGCCCTGCTGCCGCCCTTTATCGATAATCAGGCACCGCTGGCCGGCCAGCTGGTGACCCTGGTGTCGATTATTCTGACTCTGGAGTTCATCTGCCTGCTGCTGTATGCCAGCGGCGGCCGCACCTTAAGCCGGGTACTGCAGCAAAAGGGCAAGGTACAGCTGATGAACCGCATTGCCGGCAGCCTGATGCTGGGAGTCGCCCTGTGGCTGGCGCTGGGCTGA